A segment of the Lycium ferocissimum isolate CSIRO_LF1 unplaced genomic scaffold, AGI_CSIRO_Lferr_CH_V1 ctg17321, whole genome shotgun sequence genome:
aataatatttacaatttcttttattaagTTTTTGTGTGTTTTACTTCTGCAGtgaacatataaaagaaatcaagaaggaAAATCCTCGTCTATCGAGACGTGATGTGGATAAGATTCACAATGAAAGATTTCAAATCTGGTTTAGAAATCATGTAATTTTGAACCagctaaaatattttcaaatatattacTGTAGTTATAATGACATCTTTTAAATCACATCTTTACTTTTAAATGATAGGCTGAGAAGATGCATATGGCCGGTGAGCAAATGCCTAAAGATATTCAAAATTTAGCTGTTGGCCCATCCAAACAAGCAAAAAGAATGACCGGATATATATGTAATGGAGTTAGATACTTAACAAAGTCTCGTGATGCTAGGAGAAAAACTCAAAATAGTGGTATTATGGTAAAGGCTACCACTCAAAGTTATGCAAGCGCAAGAGATAAAAATCCCATATTGGCAGAAGTTTCTTTCTATGGGGTCCTCACAGACATAATTGAGTTGTATTATACCAAGAAGCTCAAGTTTGTATTGTTTAGCTGTAAATGGGTTAACAATAACAAGGGGCTTATTGAGAAAGATGATTATGGATTTCCTCTTGTGAATTTTAATCATCTACTCTACACAAGGCATCAGTTATCAAATGAACCTTTCATTTTTGCATCTCAAGCTCAACAAGTATTTTATGTCGATCATCCAATGGGAAAGGAGTGGCAAATTGTTGTTAAACTTAAGCCAAGAGGTTTTTACGATTTAGGTGAAAACACACCGGCAATTGAGCATAAGGAAGGCCATATGGAACTGTGGCCTGACCAACAGCTTGATGATACTACATTTGAAAGTGAAGATGATATTGAATGGGTTAGGGAAGGAGTACCAGGGATAGAAGTTGACCCGCAAACTCTGGAAATTAATGAAGCATTTGATGAAGATGACGAAATATCTTAGTTCTTATTTCTATTATAGTTATGGTCATTATTTTAATACAGATGCTTATTGAACAGTAATTTGGTGATTTTTACTATGTTATTCAATTGTTAAAATCTTGTGTGCCTGCATGTCTTATTATTTGACCTGAtagttatatattattttgaacttttagatagtagaaaatattttcaatttggCAGGATTCATAGTTTTTGAGAAGCATCGTTGAAATGGCAAGAAAAAGACAGAGAAATTCTAGTCAAGACGGGCTTTTATCTAATTCCTCGGAGCAACAAGGACAACAAGTGGAAAGTGGGGCAATGCCTCAACCACCTCAAAATTGGCCACGAAATGAAAGACAACCTATCCAATCTGGTAACTTGTCTAGAAATGATTCACATGATATAGAAAATCTTCCAGGTATTATATTTTTGTGATAATCTTTTCTTCCTCTATAGTATAAAGTAGTTAGATAActgatttttataaataattaattcccCTTCTTTTTATCTTTGATTATTTGCAGATTATAGTGAGAGTGAAGAACAATCTAAGCGGCCTAGGGTCCCACTATGATGCACTCAGGATGGGGAAAAGACGGTGAAAATTTACATGTTGAATTGAATGATCGTGGACAAGTTATTGGTCCAGAAGCAGCTAGATTACATTCAAAACTTGGTGTGATAGCACGAAATGGCATTTTAGCGCCATTGAATCATAGAGATTGGAGGCTTGTTCCTGATATGTACAAGGATATAATATGGAGTGACATTAAGGTTCTTAATATAAGCAAAACCTACATACTAagatgtttttatttttatatattttttcttgtataaATGAGTTGtgtgttacatatatatatatatatatgtaggaaaATACTGATGCAACTAATGATATGAGACACATTTTGATGATGTCAGTTAGATCTAAATGGAAAGAGTGGAAGCATGAAGCAAAGGCTATGACCCGTATAATACTGATATTGAGCGCTTAGCTCATCGTCCAAAGAGGGTTGCAGAAGATCAGTGGCGTTCATTAGTTCATTATTCTCACCGACATTTGCCTAAATGTCAGAAAATTTCTGACACTGAAATGTACGATATTTGACACAAATGTAAATTAAATGTCAGGAAATGAATTTGCGACATTTAAGAAGCGTAATACGACATTTATATAATGTCGTCGTATCTCTACTTTCTTGCAGTTAACTGCTTGTTTTTAAGGTTGCAAGTTTTTGTCAACTGAATAATATCTAAACCTGCTTTTAGATATCAATATTTGATAAGTAAAATTTTTTTGATTGGCTATAACCTCAGGTCTACCATTAttatttttgatggtatgttaggtaacgaaaaAAGAGCAGGTACAAGATCGATAACTCGAGCTTTCTGAGCCGACCTAGGCTCTTCAAGACCAGACTTTCACTCCCACGAAGTGGGAATAGGAGTCAATCGATGACAGAAATTTCTTAGAAAAGATCACTTGGTTTCGAGAGCATTCCGCTAGTTTTTGGCGGCTTTCAATCCTATTCACCGCCTACGTGCCTTTTACGCCCAGTCATTCCGAAGAACacttgcccccccccccccaccgtCTTAACGTTGTTGCTGGTACAGAGTTAGCCGGGGCTTCTTCCTCGAGTCTTGTCATGATCGCGCACTCGACGAAAGAGCTTTACAAGCGGCACTGCCCTTCTTCACTCACGCGATATTGCTGGATGAAAACACTTTGGTTGCGCGACAGATATATAAAGAGGATCACCTGGTAAGATAAAAAATTTCTTATAAATCATAAAAGGAACTAATAGAAGAGCTGCTGGGAAGTAGAAGTTTCATAACTAGACCACAAGAGAAGAAAATAACAAGACCACAAGAGAAGAAAGGTTGTTGTAGCATGCACAGATATGTCACAAGAGCACTATAGACATATGTCAGTATTGTGGGAGGATCACACTACAGTCGTCTTGACTTGCTTGGTTGCATTTGTTGGGCAATTTGTCGTGTTTAGCATTCACTATAAGttagaaatggaagtttgataatGGAAAAGCAGATGGTGTTTTCGACTAGACTGGAATAAGATTACCATATTTCTAGCATTACATTTATGCTCGCAATGGAGATGAATGTAAGCTAAGTGCTTAAGTAATTGTTCCTCTGCCTCATATGCCTATGTGGAAGGAATTAGATGCATGATTTGGGGAAAATATCTTATTGATCTCCAGGAGGTCCATTATGGTGGATAATAGGTATTTCTCAAACTTGCATAATTCTGAATTTGGATGAGTGATTTTGTTTATCGTGTTGAACTATTAATACAACTTCTTCGTGCCTTGTGCAATGGCAGATCGAGAATGACCCTTGCATGTACCCCAAATTCAATCCTTTCAAGATCGACAATTCTAAGCTTCATAAGGCGATTGAATTTTGTGTTCACGCTAATAAGGTATGTAGTAACTTAGGAATTAAACATGGTTATAAGCTCAAAGCTAATAATAagacctttaaaaaaaatgtgtgaCAAACTAAGCCATTGTGCACCTCAATGAGTAAAATATTCAGGATAAATGATAATTCCGCTAagttgaaaataattttgactaaATGAATGATGTAAGTATTGTGATAATTTTTCAAGCGAATTTTGTGGCCAATGCGAGAGATTGGGTGTTAGACTTAATGCTACTAGGCATGTATGTGCTTATGAAACTAATAGTGTCCTACTATAAGACCTCGTATATTCAAGATAGATTTGAAAGCGTTAAATTCTTGTGATTAGACTCGAACCTCAGAATACACATGTGAAAGTCAATATCTAAGCATGTATTGAGTGTACAAGAATATTGAAGTTGAAAAGAATCGAAagaaatgaagttggaaaatttgggtcGAGATACGGCCAGGATGCGGACCGCTTGTTTAACATGCGGGCCGCATTTCCAACCGCATGTGGGGTCTCAGGAAAATACTAAGATTGAAATTTCAAGTCTCTAAACTTGACAACTAAATCTACGTATGGACAATATATCATTGTATATGATCGTACATCCACCATGTATCCACCGTCTGTTGGAACCTGAAACTTAGAACTCAACATGCAGAGTGTTTCTCCCAAACGCTcttgataattttttattttcaagtattttcattctcttttttgtttcatGTCACATTCTTTTTAAGAGAGCATTCTCATCACTTTGCAGCTATCATTGGTCACTTTTACACCCGACCATCATTTTTCTTCAGATTTAACAATTATATCACATTCTAAGCTATAGTGCTCAAGGAAGCAGTGTACAAAATCTAGGTATTCAACAAAAGCATCAAGGCAAATAATGGCAACCAAGTGAAAGGCTACAAGCTTAAAGGGCTAACTAGTGGTACAACAtctgaaaaggctaaaattcacaagacatatcaaagaaagcctatTATTATCTTTTAAACAGAGCAACActtattattttgtttcaatAACATGTAGGGTAAGTTCTAGACTAAGCTGCCAAAcatgaaatatatgtaaaaaatcaGCACCTCACATGGAACAAGTATCAATTAAGATAGATCAATTCTACTATGAGACAGACAAGTTCATGGCGGaatacaaaataagaaaaaaccaTATACAGAGTCATAACTTTGAGCCTAGGTATCAGAAAGTCTGCTATGATATATTAACACTCAAGAACTCACAGAAAAATACTACTCAAGCTCAGGCCTAAATATGCTAGCAGCAAACAAGTCAAAAGGTatttcctctctctcttttactactactaaaaaaaaaactaatcctaaattttttaataattacccAATTCAAAGGCCCCCATTTGGAAAAGAACCGAGGCTAAGAAAAACTTAGGGTTGGATGATCTATGCCGCTAGTGAGGGACAAAGaagttataaaagaaaaataacagaAACAACAAAGTAAAATCCTTTctgaatttttcttgattttcttattttttttataaggctAAGATTATGGCATAATCATTCTCGACCTCAAAAGTATCGGAAGTATCCCACCGCACACTTAAAAATATGTGTTTCCCTCAATGCATGGACAAcagagaaaaaattaaaacaagggtGGGAACTACTCCCTGAGACCCTGTAAGGCCTAGCTAGCAACATAATCCTCAACATCAAGGGTCGGCACAACCCCACACTTAAGCCCAAACATGCTCTTCAGCTTCAACTTCGGGTACTCATACTTCCCCTAAGctacaaaacaaaaacaaaacaaagcatAACActgtaaaaattgaaaaaaaaaaacaagatgcgttgcctcccaacaagcgcttgatttaacatCGCACCATGACACCATCACCTTCACCATTTTTCCTTCCTCGTCAATAACTTCGCCAATCGGAGACTGCCATCTAACTTTGTCAATAACTCTGTGAATTGGAGGTTTACTTCATTTGCATCGTTAAACTCAAGCAATCGTAGGTTTTATTTTACGTTGTCATACTCTGCCAACAGGAGCTTTAAAGTACCGTTGCTCGCTAGTCGGAGCTTTACATTACAATTGTCCGCCAACCAGAGCTTTCATTACATTTACTCCGCAAGTTGGAGATGCTTTTACTGCAGTACATTTTATAGGGCTCCGACACACAAATCGGATATCCCGACATACACCCCAGGGGCATCATCCATCAAGCCTCGAAGACAATGTTTCCATCAACTCCCGGAAGAGGACTTAAAGACATGAGCACCAAGCCCCAGAAGACAACTAGAGGCCACATTCCATCAAGCTCCGTAGACAACCAGAAGCAACATCTCAATGACCAGAGGCATCTTTGGTCATACGGTCCATTTCTTTGCCCTCTTTACTATCTTAATAATATATGCTTTATAGTTTGTAGGTCAAGTCCGAAAGCGTCATTCAACCTACCGCGACTTACCCTCTCGAGAAGTATAATCCACATGCGTCAACCACATCAACAAAAGACGCTGTATGTGAAACTATCTCTAAGCAGGAAACTAGGAAAATTTGCTGAAGAGGACTATCAAACTCTGTAGGCGAGAGTTGAGGATCATCTTTGACCGCATCCAAACTACACCCCTATCGGAAGGCATATAGGTTATTTGTTTCAACATCGTTGTTTTTGAGTTACGCATTCATTGTAATCTTCGACCCGACACTAGGGCATCATCAGTCTTTATTTTGAATCTAGGTGACAACATACTTGAGATATCTAGAAATTATGCCCGTGTAAAGTCTTAATTATGAGTGTGAAGCATGCCACATTCATAGTTGAGAGGTTTCAATCCTCTTTTCCATACTCAAACGATAAAGTCATCTATATTGAATCACAAAGGTTATTTCCTCATAAGGAATACATTTTCAACCAATTATGTTGGACTACACTGAGCCTAATTCCCGCAATCCCAGGGATATATAGGCAATTCAAAGATGATCTCGGCCATGTTTATAAAGATTCACTCTCAACCTTTCCTACAATCTGCCATACCCTCCTCGC
Coding sequences within it:
- the LOC132042717 gene encoding uncharacterized protein LOC132042717 is translated as MHMAGEQMPKDIQNLAVGPSKQAKRMTGYICNGVRYLTKSRDARRKTQNSGIMVKATTQSYASARDKNPILAEVSFYGVLTDIIELYYTKKLKFVLFSCKWVNNNKGLIEKDDYGFPLVNFNHLLYTRHQLSNEPFIFASQAQQVFYVDHPMGKEWQIVVKLKPRGFYDLGENTPAIEHKEGHMELWPDQQLDDTTFESEDDIEWVREGVPGIEVDPQTLEINEAFDEDDEIS